Proteins from a single region of Candidatus Methylomirabilota bacterium:
- a CDS encoding LysR family transcriptional regulator, which produces MDLDLRKVRYFVAVADRLHFGRAADELHIAQPVLSRQIRALEQDLGATLFTRDSHGVALTDA; this is translated from the coding sequence GTGGATCTGGACCTGCGCAAAGTGCGTTACTTCGTCGCCGTGGCCGACCGGTTGCACTTCGGCCGCGCCGCCGATGAGCTGCACATCGCGCAGCCGGTGCTCAGTCGGCAGATCCGGGCGCTGGAACAGGATCTCGGCGCCACGCTGTTCACCAGGGACAGCCACGGCGTAGCGCTGACCGACGC